Proteins encoded together in one Bombyx mori chromosome 24, ASM3026992v2 window:
- the LOC101741796 gene encoding protein lines codes for MVLRGQLCNPHTNEAMASDQPVKKKQRIDAPDIDEGSDRSAEDVLTDIFESETPAETSEEFPTRNGESPDSGTVSEDAVDCSSILRLQSDSGVEILPSCSNTNSQWNSENDKLLSELRLLQNNLIGQCLCQFDENIVTQLFDRQLNISTWPLTSSLTYLSTMQLMFDIYLKQNGTGTICSKVMQACDLLVRNRHDWITEVVELADHKSKYITFIASRVLATFLIVSKDTVDENWLQQIAENIYLFDRINRITVQKINFTLDIIKRIVEWKDVEQHPLEDSNYINTPSNTYVQEDNPFRSNIGYSNSTEGPSSSHNNLHNEFSNLHTNSTPSTSNEQAEKPVIFKLQEPVLKLDSNEERQEMEHSPETPAERIERVNEHGCVTVMLTDSESFDTSHIKCLTIKTLEHHWPILVKNMKLLLLRYLNLANAENCILTFFSLWENIISVKANLSIIDTKPFYADLQSFVDLLRNTMLPSLIYTHLLSLFNEVLCYGSTLALQDILPEEICSLAHSIVRFVKDFRLLNNVRVQNSRSGFGFLGHDCRVVTDYSLGPEVLPLSSSIQLVDQSYGDDDIDQQSQSEVDKTMLQRMSLLVLKSIAVTVKEMRCDSSDSSIDSSDYNAIQDMQIVERSIRDVLKKLDVFIRNSLDFHPETPFTKMLIHLFSEQDDYLIESMVCTLDITVGIVYRNSVYPDLIPMLNPISSFIEFLKVVSHDSDVLLDYLVSNETCFLLYLLRFLKYVRRNWPKFLDTCQQTDAGGTRGLDDTMRVLIRLRLQISRLVSKSLFPYNISPVLRLLEVSESLYEGNEFS; via the coding sequence ATGGTTTTGAGAGGGCAGCTGTGCAATCCTCATACAAATGAAGCTATGGCTTCTGATCAACCCGTCAAGAAGAAACAGAGAATCGACGCTCCTGATATTGACGAAGGCAGTGACCGATCCGCCGAGGATGTCCTGACCGACATCTTCGAAAGCGAAACACCCGCCGAAACCTCTGAAGAATTCCCAACAAGGAATGGAGAGTCCCCAGACAGTGGTACTGTTAGTGAAGATGCTGTCGACTGTTCTAGCATATTGAGGCTCCAGAGTGATTCTGGTGTGGAAATCTTACCGTCGTGTTCAAATACAAACTCACAGTGGAATTCTGAAAATGACAAATTACTATCTGAACTGAGGTTACTCCAAAATAACCTAATCGGGCAGTGTTTATGTCAATTTGATGAAAATATTGTTACACAACTATTTGATCGACAATTGAATATTTCAACATGGCCTTTGACGTCTTCCCTGACTTATCTCTCAACTATGCAGCTGATGTTCGACATATATCTCAAACAAAATGGTACAGGAACAATATGTTCAAAAGTAATGCAAGCATGTGACTTACTAGTACGTAATAGACATGATTGGATAACTGAGGTTGTTGAATTAGCCGACCACAAAAGTAAATACATCACATTCATAGCCAGTAGAGTATTAGCTACATTTTTGATAGTATCAAAAGACACAGTAGATGAAAACTGGTTACAACAGATagctgaaaatatttatttatttgatagaaTCAACAGAATTACAGTACAAAAGATAAATTTTACtctagatataattaaaaggaTAGTGGAGTGGAAAGATGTTGAACAGCATCCTTTGGAAGACAGTAACTACATTAACACACCAAGTAATACTTATGTTCAAGAAGACAATCCATTTAGAAGTAATATAGGCTATTCTAATAGTACAGAAGGCCCATCAAGTTCACATAACAATTTACACAATGAATTTTCAAATTTACACACCAATAGCACTCCGTCGACATCAAATGAACAGGCGGAGAAGCCCGTAATCTTTAAACTACAAGAACCAGTATTAAAATTAGACTCTAATGAGGAAAGGCAGGAGATGGAGCATTCTCCTGAAACACCAGCTGAAAGAATAGAAAGAGTCAATGAGCATGGTTGTGTGACTGTCATGCTGACAGATTCTGAATCTTTTGACACTTCACACATAAAGTGTTTAACGATAAAAACCTTGGAGCACCACTGGCCGATTCTTGTGAAAAACATGAAACTTTTACTACTAAGGTACCTGAATTTAGCTAATGCTGAAAATtgtatattaacatttttttctttatgggAGAACATCATAAGTGTTAAAGCGAATCTCTCGATAATCGATACAAAACCATTTTATGCAGACCTTCAGAGCTTTGTTGATTTACTAAGGAATACAATGTTGCCGAGTTTAATATACACACATTTGTTAAGTTTATTCAATGAGGTTCTATGTTATGGTTCGACATTAGCTTTACAAGATATTTTACCCGAAGAAATATGCAGCTTAGCTCACTCAATAGTGAGATTTGTTAAAGattttaggttattaaataATGTAAGAGTACAAAATAGTAGGAGTGGTTTTGGCTTTTTAGGGCACGACTGTAGGGTTGTAACGGACTATTCCTTAGGGCCTGAAGTATTACCCTTATCATCCTCGATACAGTTAGTAGACCAGAGTTACGGAGATGATGATATTGATCAACAATCACAGTCAGAGGTAGACAAGACTATGTTGCAAAGAATGTCTTTGCTCGTGCTCAAATCTATAGCTGTCACAGTCAAAGAGATGAGATGTGATTCGTCAGACAGTTCAATAGATTCATCAGACTACAATGCTATACAAGACATGCAGATTGTAGAGAGGTCAATACGGGATGTATTGAAGAAATTAGATGTTTTTATACGGAATAGTTTAGATTTCCATCCAGAAACACCATTCACAAAAATGTTAATACATTTGTTTAGTGAGCAAGACGATTATCTAATAGAATCAATGGTTTGTACTTTGGATATTACAGTTGGCATCGTCTATAGGAATTCCGTGTATCCAGACTTAATACCTATGTTGAATCCGATTTCATCGTTCATAGAATTTCTTAAGGTTGTTTCGCACGACAGTGATGTTCTGTTGGATTATTTGGTAAGTAATGAGACATGTTTTCTGCTATACTTACTAAGGTTTCTTAAATATGTAAGAAGGAACTGGCCTAAGTTTCTTGATACGTGCCAGCAGACTGATGCGGGAGGCACGAGAGGCCTAGACGACACAATGAGAGTCTTAATACGATTACGTTTACAAATAAGTCGATTAGTATCAAAATCACTCTTCCCATACAACATAAGTCCTGTTCTGAGATTGTTGGAGGTTTCTGAAAGCTTGTATGAAGGTAACGAATTTAGCTGA